The following DNA comes from Camelina sativa cultivar DH55 chromosome 14, Cs, whole genome shotgun sequence.
GAAACTCAAAATTTCGGCTAGTGACAAAAAGTCTCAAAAGAAACCCGCTCTTGGGGATGCTACAAGTGGCAAAGGAGTTGTTGAAGCCATCGGTATAGGtaacctctgtttttttttcctttctatttttggaacAGGTTATTTGCGAGTAGctatagaaattaaatttagtttttataactatggtttaatttgttcagtTGTTCTAGATAGATACCCTTAATGTGTAATGTTTTTTCTAGTAGACGTTGTAAAGGATTTAACAAATGTCACTGCTCCGGCGTTAGAAGCTATGGATGGCGTTCATGAGAATCCCAAAGGTAATATTCTTTCTGAATCAGTAGGAGTATATAGCTAGGTagatttattttggttgtttgtatttttaattcACTGGTTTTCATATTCAGATGTTACTTGGGTACATCACTGACTCTTCATTAGCTCCAACTACTCACAATAGTTaccttaatatattttattttatttgtatgttcAGTAGACCTTGGAAAGGAGGTAACAAATCTTCTTTCTGAAGCGATAGGAAAAGgtaaattttgtttgatggttTATATATGGTTGAAGTTACTTCTTTTCATTTCTAGGTTGTTACTTGTGTACATTATTCACATTTCCTAAGCTCCAACTACCGctaattattatctttttaattgCTGGATTTTTAGCTTGTCCTACAAGTAATTTGGAGGCTAGTAGCTCAGCTGGACTTGAGAAAAGCTCAAAAGATCAGATTGATCTGTCTCTTGTTGCTCAGAATGAAGGCCTGAAAGATGGCATTGTTGCAACTTCTGAATCTGTTCCAAGCTCGAGTGGAGGAAAGATTACCAATACTCTTGTATTATTGGCAGATCCAAGAGGTAATTACAGTTCTTGGTTGattaaacattttctttagCAAAAGAGATTACCTCTTGTATCTTTCAGCGTATTACCAATACTCTCGGTCTTTGCAATACAGTTCTTGGTTAATCTTACAGTTCTTGGTTGattaaacattttctttagTCTTTGGGGCGTTTCTATTAATTTGTAAATTGCTGATTCTCTTTAGCAAAAGAGATTGGTGCAAAGGACATTGGTGAAAAAGATGCTGATGAGGCTAGCAAATCTGTGAaggctacaaaaaaaataatgacaaAGAAAGCTAAGGCACCAgctaaagaagaaactgaaggtTCTTCTAGCGCGCCCAAAGTTGAGCCTGGTGTTGTTGTCAGTGACCCTCAGGAGAACGTGGGCAAAGTTGAAAAGAAGTCAAgcaagaaatcaaagaagaaaccatcTTCGAATGTTGTGGAGGAGTCTTGATTGTTGTCATctttgatttaacaaaaaaattgctCTGCTACTGTGCTACTTTTATCTAGTTTtctgtctttttgtttttctctattgCTACCTGATTTCCCTAGTTTCAAAAACTTATTTGCtggttcttttctttcaaagaaTCGTTTaggttgttttcttgtttctgttttgttatAATGCATGATTTCATTTCGGCTTTCAATGGATTTTTAAGACTTCAAATTTTCACCATCTATGTTGAGATGAAAAGGTGTGTGTTTATGGATAAATATTGCTTGTATTTGGATCTGTTGTGGCTGACTAGCTTAACTAAATGAGCTGAGAATAGAAATTAGGACAATGGAAGAGATGAAAACAAATTCACGAGAGATAATTCATATTGGATTAAGATTCAAGAAAAGTGTGGAAGTGGAACCGCCTAGAACTAGAAGCAGAGCAGGCTGAAACGGAGCCGCGTACCAAACAGGAGAAGCTAGCATGCGAAGATACAATGATTGTTGTGCAGCTTTTGGCAGATGAACTCCTCTTAGGCAACTCTAATAGATgctattttacattttctttcttctctgatcttacattacatatattttgggactacacatatatataataatgctATTTTCAAGAAAGAAACCGGGTTTATGGTACCAAACAAATTGAACCGGTCTGGTATGGCTTAACGTTGCATAATAAGATAAGGGTAGTAATGTCATCTCTCCATCAGTGTCACCTGCTCGGCGGATCCCGGAAAAAGACGCcgcctttttcttcttgtctgcAACGTTTCATGGGCACGAGACTCCGACTCATATAATCTTAAATCTCAGTTTCATTGGTGCTTCGATCAATAGCTAAATCTTTCTTTTGGGGGTATCAAGTTACTCAGAGGATTATAAAAAGGAGAAGAATTTGGTTTACACTCTTATCGCCGGAGAGATTTGGAGTTAATCCTTTTCATATATATGGAACTTGATTTATCTGTTCTAGGTCGTTTATTCATTGCCCCCAGGAGGAACTCAAGTCTCACGCAACTCTGTCTCCAAAGATCGAATTTTTCAGTTCAGAGAAACAAGCAGCCCCCGCTCTGTGTCTTGTCTAGTCCCTCTAGTTCCAGTTTTGTTAGATTCCGGAAAAGATGTGAATTTAGCCATAGAAACCAGCTTATTGTGTTGAGTGCGACTGGAGATCGTGTGGGTACTAGTCAGAAACATTCAGATTCCGGCGAAAATCTCGATTCGGTTAAGATTTTGCTGAAACGAGGAATCGTGTTAGGAGCGGTGGTGTGTGGAGTTTTGTTGTATGGATGTCGGAAAGTATTAGCATCTACAAATGTGATGGATGTGGCTCTTAGTCAGAGCAAATTGTTGTTGAAGAATGCTTGGCCTAAAACTTCTCTGGTTCTTAAGCTTCTTAGGGAGCAAGGTTTGATATTGGCTGTGCTTCTCGGTCTTTCAGCCTTCTTCTCCATGGCGGAGACATCCATCACCACTCTCTGGCCGTGGAAGGTAAATTATTCATCTCCTCAGTAAAGACTAAAgtgctctatatatagatattgcATGCTTCTTGAAAAGTGGTGGTGTGATGTGTTTTGTCTCAGGTGCGCGAGTTGGCTGAAAAAGAGCCTGAAAATGGCGTTTTCAGGATGCTCCGCAGTGATGTTACCAGATTCTTGACAACCATACTTATTGGAACTACGTAATGCTACTTACTTGGAATCTTGTTTTGggttgtttgcttgatttattttgCTGTCTCTTCTTAACTTCTTCGGTTGTTATTTAGAGTTGTGAATATTGCGGCAACTGCCTTGGTCACTGAAGCAGCAACAGCTATTTTTGGTGAAGCTGGTGTTAGTGCAGCCACTGGATTGATGACGGTACATATAAGTTTTACTTATTACTCTAGACTGAGATAGCTATACAAGTTTTGAGTCTTGAATGATTGTAGGTAGCCATATTACTCCTGACTGAAATAACTCCAAAAAGTGTAGCGGTTCACAATGCTCAAGAGGTTGCAAGGATTGTGGTAAGTTTGAATTAGTTATCATCAGCAAAGGCttgacaaacaaaatatgcTCATATGATAATCTGATTTATGTTGGTTTTACTATGAATCTAGGTCAGACCAGTGGCATGGCTTTCCTTGATATTATATCCTGTTGGAAGAGTTGTGACATATCTTTCGATGGGAATTCTGAAAATTCTTGGTTTGAAAGGACGGAGGTATGCATCACACTGGATTTGTCTGTCCgaatcaaaatataatactGTGCCTCTTTCCGAGTTAAGACAACTTACCTGTAGTCTGTTGTTCTTTTTGTGCTAGTGAGCCATATGTTACTGAAGATGAACTGAAACTAATGCTACGTGGTGCAGAATTAAGTGGGGCtatagaagaggaagaacaggTAATGAGTTTGTTATGGATGTTCAATGAGTATTTACCAATTACCTAGACTTGTGATAATTCAAATGACACACGTTGCAGGATATGATTGAAAACGTGTTAGAGATTAAGGATACACATGTTCGAGAGGTGATGACTCCTCTTGTTGATGTAGTTGCAATAGATGGCAGCGGCAGCCTAGTTGATTTCCATGAATTTTGGGTTACCCATCAGTACTCAAGgtttcatatattttcacagcttttttaatgaatattttttttcttctta
Coding sequences within:
- the LOC104743036 gene encoding uncharacterized protein LOC104743036 isoform X2, which codes for MANETSTCVFITTNKHTHFGILLNGDDSVSVFKEKISMEHQQCFPSFGKISVSALKVDLGGQFYHLSDSIILSQAIQGIRNDDWYLFVDVEVNGEMLPITAPCSNPDPNLITKVTEEKTKKRKLKISASDKKSQKKPALGDATSGKGVVEAIGIDVVKDLTNVTAPALEAMDGVHENPKDLGKEVTNLLSEAIGKACPTSNLEASSSAGLEKSSKDQIDLSLVAQNEGLKDGIVATSESVPSSSGGKITNTLVLLADPRAKEIGAKDIGEKDADEASKSVKATKKIMTKKAKAPAKEETEGSSSAPKVEPGVVVSDPQENVGKVEKKSSKKSKKKPSSNVVEES
- the LOC104743036 gene encoding uncharacterized protein LOC104743036 isoform X1; its protein translation is MANETSTCVFITTNKHTHFGILLNGDDSVSVFKEKISMEHQQCFPSFGKISVSALKVDLGGQFYHLSDSIILSQAIQGIRNDDWYLFVDVEVNGEMLPITAPCSNPDPNLITKVTEEKTKKRKLKISASDKKSQKKPALGDATSGKGVVEAIGIDVVKDLTNVTAPALEAMDGVHENPKVDLGKEVTNLLSEAIGKACPTSNLEASSSAGLEKSSKDQIDLSLVAQNEGLKDGIVATSESVPSSSGGKITNTLVLLADPRAKEIGAKDIGEKDADEASKSVKATKKIMTKKAKAPAKEETEGSSSAPKVEPGVVVSDPQENVGKVEKKSSKKSKKKPSSNVVEES
- the LOC104743039 gene encoding DUF21 domain-containing protein At1g55930, chloroplastic-like → MELDLSVLGRLFIAPRRNSSLTQLCLQRSNFSVQRNKQPPLCVLSSPSSSSFVRFRKRCEFSHRNQLIVLSATGDRVGTSQKHSDSGENLDSVKILLKRGIVLGAVVCGVLLYGCRKVLASTNVMDVALSQSKLLLKNAWPKTSLVLKLLREQGLILAVLLGLSAFFSMAETSITTLWPWKVRELAEKEPENGVFRMLRSDVTRFLTTILIGTTVVNIAATALVTEAATAIFGEAGVSAATGLMTVAILLLTEITPKSVAVHNAQEVARIVVRPVAWLSLILYPVGRVVTYLSMGILKILGLKGRSEPYVTEDELKLMLRGAELSGAIEEEEQDMIENVLEIKDTHVREVMTPLVDVVAIDGSGSLVDFHEFWVTHQYSRVPVFEQRIDNIVGIAYAMDLLDYVPKGKLLESTTVVDMAHKPAFFVPDSMSVWNLLREFRIRKVHMGVVLNEYGGTIGIITLEDVVEEIVGEIFDENDSKEEIQKKTGYIVMRAEGIYDVDANTSIDQLSEELNIKMPEGHQYETVSGFVCEAFGYIPKTGESVTVVLEKENWEENDEQDDAKHERHDQKEKHQVYRLEILAGNARKVSAVRFERVNDMDEVSEARDVKNMVPKFIRKWSNEEDSDGNLQAKNAVFEEHLIAETENMKKE